The genomic stretch GCGGCGACCTCGTCCGCCATCTCTACGACCAGCCCCTGCCCGAGGCGATGCGCTACGCGCTGCTCTTCACGTACGAGGACGAGGTGGTGCCGCTGTCGAGCCAGCTCCGGGCGGACGCCCAGAGCGAGGCCGATCTCGTGCGTGGGCTGCATGGCTCGCACGCGGGGGTGCTGCGATCGGAGCACGCGGCGACCGTCCTGAACGAGGAGCTCGGCCGCTGCTACGACGGCTTCGCACGCGCGAACGAATCGTCGATCAGCCCGTGAGGCGGGCGCGGAGCTCGCGGGCGTAGGCGGCCGGGGTCGCGCCGTACTGGGACTTGAAGTCGCGGGTGAAGTGCGAGGGGCTGGCGTAGCCGACGGCGAGCGCGGCTTCGGAGGCGCCGAGGCCGTCGCGCACCATGCGCAGGCGCGCCTGGCCGAGGCGGACGTTCTTCACGAAGCGCATGGGGCTCATGCGCGCGATCTCCCGGAAGCGATGCGCGAAGTGCGACGGGCTCATCGCGACGCGCTTGGCCAGATCCTCGACGGTGAGCGCGTCCGCGGCGTGCTCTCGCGCGAACTGCATGGCGTCGCGGATGCGCGGGTCGTCGGCGCGGACGGCCCTCCTCAGCGGGCCCGCGTGCTCGCTCAGGAGGAGGCGGAAGACGATCTCGCGCACGATGAGCGGGGTCAGCACGCGCCGCTCGACCGGGTCGGCCAGCGAGTCGAGCAAGCGGCAGAAGGACTCCGCGAGCGCGTCGTCCATGCGCTCGGCCCACGCGTCGGTGTCCGCGCCCGGCTCTCGCTCGCGCACGTCGTCGATGGCGAGCACGGTCTGCGCGATGACGTCCGGGTCGATGGTCAGGCCGACGGAGATGTACGGCCGGGCCGGCGTCGCGCGCTCGATGAAGGAGGTGTAGCGCGCCTCGCGGGTGAAGAAGAGGTACTCGCCCGGCGCGTAGCGGAGACGCTGGCCGTCCGAGAGCTCGAGGACCTTCTCGCGCTCGGCGACGACCGCCATCACCACCCCGCCCGTGCTGACGGGCTTGGGCCCGAACGGGCGATCGGCGCGGAAGTAGTGGACGTCCGGGTGCACCGAGCTGATGCGCCCTTCGCGCGTCGCGTGCGCGCGGGCGTGCGCCTGGATCCTCTCGAGCGGGGTCACGGATTCGTGTTTACCGCGCGGCGTCGAGGCGCACGAGCGGATCGCAGGATCGGGCAAGACGTTCGCAGCCCCGGCCATGGCGCACACGCGGCGCGATCACGATGCTCCGTGCCTACCTGGGAGGACGAGATGAAGAAGCGACACGCGACGAACGACGGGCTCGAGGCATCGGCGGTGGGCCTCGGCTGCATGGGCATGAGCGAGTTCTACGGGCCGGCCGACGACGCGAAGTCGATCGCGGTCATCCACCGCGCGCTCGAGCTCGGCGCCAGCTTCCTCGACACGGCCGACATGTACGGCTCGGGCGCCAACGAAGAGCTCGTCGGGCGCGCGCTGAAGGGCCGGCGCGACGAGGCGGTGCTGTGCACCAAGTTCGCGATCAAGCGCGGCGAGGGCGGCGCGTTCACGGGGGTCAGCGGGCGCCCCGAGTACGTCCAGGAGGCGTGCGAGGCGAGCCTTCGACGCCTCGGCGTGGACCACATCGACCTCTACTACCAGCACCGCGTCGACCCGCAGGTGCCGATCGAGGAGACCGTGGGCGCGATGGCCGAGCTCGTGAAGGAGGGCAAGGTACGCTACCTCGGGCTCAGCGAGGCCGCGCCCGAGACGCTGCGCCGCGCGTCGAAGGTGCACCCCATCGCCGCGCTGCAGACGGAGCTGTCGCTCTGGAGCCGTGAGCCCGAGCGCGAGTTGCTCGCGACGTGCCGCGAGCTCGGCGTGCTCTTCGTCGCCTACAGCCCGCTCGGCCGCGGGTTCCTCTCCGGCCGCATCCGCTCGCGCGCCGACCTCGCC from Sandaracinaceae bacterium encodes the following:
- a CDS encoding AraC family transcriptional regulator, with product MTPLERIQAHARAHATREGRISSVHPDVHYFRADRPFGPKPVSTGGVVMAVVAEREKVLELSDGQRLRYAPGEYLFFTREARYTSFIERATPARPYISVGLTIDPDVIAQTVLAIDDVREREPGADTDAWAERMDDALAESFCRLLDSLADPVERRVLTPLIVREIVFRLLLSEHAGPLRRAVRADDPRIRDAMQFAREHAADALTVEDLAKRVAMSPSHFAHRFREIARMSPMRFVKNVRLGQARLRMVRDGLGASEAALAVGYASPSHFTRDFKSQYGATPAAYARELRARLTG
- a CDS encoding aldo/keto reductase, whose translation is MKKRHATNDGLEASAVGLGCMGMSEFYGPADDAKSIAVIHRALELGASFLDTADMYGSGANEELVGRALKGRRDEAVLCTKFAIKRGEGGAFTGVSGRPEYVQEACEASLRRLGVDHIDLYYQHRVDPQVPIEETVGAMAELVKEGKVRYLGLSEAAPETLRRASKVHPIAALQTELSLWSREPERELLATCRELGVLFVAYSPLGRGFLSGRIRSRADLAEGDFRLGSPRFSEENFPKNLALVDRVQSLAEQKGCTAAQLALAWVLSRGDHVVSIPGTRSLERLAENAAAADVTLSEAELAELDAILPPDAAAGGRYPAQAMSLLNG